In the Helianthus annuus cultivar XRQ/B chromosome 11, HanXRQr2.0-SUNRISE, whole genome shotgun sequence genome, one interval contains:
- the LOC110889286 gene encoding GDSL esterase/lipase At5g55050 has translation MLSTFKGLFKTLYGLGAQKLVVTGVPAIGCCPIQRRTNRTGECNVELNNMAIKYNDGLKMILQGLKSELPGMNSAYFDYYGAWVSLFQNETYGFTEIKEACCGLGNLNADVLCIPIARFCPNRKNHFFWDRVHPTEAAATFFSDMLYSGSQQFMVPMNVEQLLAG, from the exons ATGTTGTCCACCTTcaaagggttatttaag ACGTTGTATGGACTGGGTGCGCAGAAATTGGTGGTGACTGGAGTTCCGGCAATTGGTTGTTGCCCGATTCAAAGAAGGACAAACCGAACTGGTGAATGCAACGTCGAATTAAATAATATGGCGATCAAGTATAATGATGGTCTAAAGATGATACTACAAGGATTGAAGTCTGAATTACCGGGAATGAATTCTGCTTACTTTGATTATTATGGTGCTTGGGTCAGCCTCTTCCAAAATGAGACTTATG gGTTTACAGAGATAAAAGAAGCTTGTTGTGGGCTCGGAAACCTAAATGCTGATGTGCTATGCATCCCAATAGCGCGCTTTTGTCCAAACaggaaaaaccattttttttgGGATCGTGTCCATCCAACAGAAGCAGCTGCAACCTTCTTTTCAGACATGTTATATAGTGGATCACAACAATTTATGGTTCCCATGAATGTGGAGCAACTTCTTGCAGGTTAA
- the LOC110887599 gene encoding uncharacterized protein LOC110887599, whose translation MLTVDFSNAFNQVDRSALLREVRMRCPSISLWVEFLYGQPARLYLGDRHIWSTTGVQQGDPLGPLLFALVLHPLVHQIRDKCNLLLHAWYLDDGTVIGGSEEVARVLDVIKVTGPTLGLELNIKKTELFWPSCDGSKFREGLFPKDIGRPLVGVKLLGGAVSRDASFISGLAKKRAAKAVDLMRLLPKLGDPQSELLLLRSCMGIAKLFFGLRTCQPVHMEDAALFFDKDLREAIEELVVCGGPFFGDLQWRLASLPIRFGGLGLYSAVEASSYAFVVSRAQSWVLQDHILRDSGICGMDSDYVCALACLRDTIPSFDFSSFTNKDTAPPQSPTCIGECSF comes from the coding sequence ATGCTTACTGTAGATTTTTCTAATGCTTTTAACCAGGTGGATAGATCAGCCTTACTTCGTGAGGTCAGGATGAGGTGCCCTTCTATTTCTTTGTGGGTTGAATTTCTATATGGGCAGCCAGCAAGATTGTATCTTGGAGATCGACACATTTGGTCTACCACGGGAGTTCAGCAAGGGGACCCATTGGGACCACTTCTTTTCGCTCTTGTTTTACACCCCCTTGTGCATCAGATTAGAGACAAATGCAATCTTCTCCTTCATGCTTGGTATCTTGATGATGGGACTGTCATTGGGGGTTCAGAAGAGGTGGCTAGAGTGTTGGACGTCATTAAGGTGACGGGTCCAACATTGGGTCTTGAACTCAATATTAAGAAAACTGAGCTATTTTGGCCTTCTTGTGATGGTAGCAAGTTTCGTGAAGGGCTATTTCCTAAGGACATCGGGAGGCCATTAGTCGGGGTGAAGCTTCTTGGGGGGGCCGTTAGTAGAGACGCAAGCTTTATTAGTGGGTTGGcaaagaaaagagctgctaaggCGGTAGATTTGATGCGTCTTCTACCCAAATTAGGTGACCCACAAAGCGAACTACTCTTGCTTCGATCCTGTATGGGCATTGCCAAGCTTTTCTTTGGCTTGAGGACATGCCAACCTGTACATATGGAAGATGCAGCGTTGTTCTTTGACAAAGATTTGCGTGAGGCGATTGAGGAATTGGTGGTTTGTGGAGGTCCTTTCTTTGGAGACCTCCAGTGGCGACTTGCCTCTTTACCTATTAGGTTTGGGGGTTTGGGGTTGTATTCGGCTGTAGAGGCTTCATCCTATGCTTTTGTAGTCTCGAGGGCCCAATCGTGGGTGCTACAGGACCACATCTTAAGAGACAGTGGCATATGTGGTATGGATTCTGATTATGTTTGTGCTTTGGCTTGTCTTCGTGATACGATTCCAAGCTTTGACTTCAGCAGTTTCACTAATAAGGACACCGCCCCCCCCCAAAGCCCAACATGCATTGGCGAGTGCTCTTTTTAG
- the LOC110889285 gene encoding GDSL esterase/lipase At5g55050, producing MAFMLVCVLVFTISVCKAQPAAAPAIYVFGDSFMDVGNNNYLLLSVVKANFPHNGIDFPNSKPTGRFSNGKNIADFLVKEIGLPTPPPYLSLVGGATPPITGVSFASGGGGILNESGRIIAIQALSLGQQVDYFTMVRDRLVRQLGPSGAQAHLSVGINLDRVGYGSTYGSRVMVMDLNVLLILDWLGFGRFIRTCTLVNYMHVVN from the exons ATGGCTTTTATGTTGGTGTGCGTTTTGGTGTTTACCATTAGTGTCTGTAAAGCTCAACCTGCTGCTGCACCAGCTATTTACGTATTTGGTGACTCGTTTATGGACGTCGGAAACAATAATTACCTACTACTTTCAGTTGTCAAGGCTAATTTCCCCCACAATGGCATTGATTTTCCCAACAGCAAACCCACCGGAAGATTCTCTAATGGGAAGAATATTGCTGACTTTCTTG TGAAGGAGATTGGATTACCAACGCCACCACCGTATTTATCGTTGGTTGGTGGTGCAACACCACCCATCACTGGAGTCAGCTTTGCGTCTGGAGGCGGCGGCATACTTAACGAATCCGGTCGAATAATCGCT ATACAGGCACTTTCGTTAGGACAACAAGTGGACTACTTCACCATGGTCCGCGACAGATTGGTCCGTCAACTAGGACCATCTGGTGCACAGGCCCATCTATCTGTTGGGATTAATCTTGATCGGGTCGGTTACGGTTCAACATACGGGTCACGGGTGATGGTTATGGATCTGAACGTTTTGTTAATATTGGATTGGTTGGGGTTTGGCCGATTCATAAGGACCTGTACGTTGGTGAATTATATGCATGTGGTTAATTAG